DNA from Longimicrobium sp.:
CTGGTAGCCGCGCAGCGCAGCGTCCTGGAGCCTGAACTTCTCCAGCGATTCCGTCGTCTCGCGCACCGCCTTCGACAGGCGCGACAGGATCCAGCGGTCCGCCAGCTCCAGGTCGCCCTGCACCTCTGCGAGGGGCACGCGCTCGCCCTCGCCCAGGTTCATCAGGGCGAAGCGCCCCGCGTTCCACAGCTTGTTGGCGAAGTTGCGCGCGGGCCCGAACGACTCTTCCAGGTTGTCGGGGTTCACGCCCTGGTCCATCCCCGCCGCGGCGCCGGTGATCATGGTGTAGCGCAGCGCATCGGCCCCGAAGCGCGCCACCACGTCCAGCGGGTCCACGCCGTTGCCGAGCGACTTGCTCATCTTCCGCCCCAGGTGGTCCCGCACCATCCCGGTGAGGTACACGTCGCGGAAGGGCACCTCGCCCATGAACTCCAGCCCCGCCATGATCATGCGGGCGATCCAGAAGAACAGGATGTCGTGCCCGGACACCAGCGTGTGGTTCGGATAGAACGCGCGCAGGTCCGCCGTGTCCTCCGGCCATCCCAGCGTCGAGAAGGGCCACAGCCAGCTGGAGAACCAGGTGTCCAGCACGTCCGTGTCCTGCTCCAGCTCCGTGCTTCCGCACTTCGTGCAGGCGGTCGGGTCCTCGCGGGCCACGATCATCTCGCCGCAGCCGCAGTACCACACGGGAATGCGATGCCCCCACCAGAGCTGGCGGCTGATGCACCAGTCGCGGATGTTCTCCAGCCAGTACTCGTAGGTGCGCCCGTAGCGCTCAGGCGTAAAGCGCACGCGCCCATCGCGCCACGCCTGGAGCGCCGGCTCAGCGAGCGGCTTCATCCGCACCCACCACTGTTCGGAAAGGCGCGGCTCCACCACCGTGTCGCACCGGTAGCAGTGCGGCACGGAGAGGGTGTGGTCCTCCACCTTCTCCAGCAGTCCCAGCTCCTCGAACGCCGCCACCACGGCACGGCGCGCGTCGTAGCGGTCCAGCCCGCGGAACGGCTCCGGCACGGCGTCGCTCATGGACGCCTCCGGGGTCATCACGTCGAGCGCCGGGAGGCCGGTGCGCTGCGACACGTCGAAGTCGTTGGCGTCGTGGGCGGGCGTGATCTTCACCGCCCCAGAGCCGAACTCCGGGTCTGCGTAGTCGTCCGCCACCACGGGAATGCGGCGGCCGGTGAGGGGAAGCTCCAGCTCCTTCCCCACGATCCCCGCGTAGCGCTCGTCGGACGGGTTCACGGCCACGCCGGTGTCGCCCAGCATCGTCTCCGGGCGCGTAGTGGCCACCACCAGGTACGCGCGTCCGTCGGCGAGGCGCGGCAGCGATCCGCCGTCCACCCCCTCGGCCACGGGGTAGCGCAGGTGCCAGATCTTCCCCTGTTTCTCCTCCGGCTCCGCCTCTTCATCGGAGAGCGCGGTGAGGCAGCGCGGGCACCAGTGGATGATGCGGTGGCCGCGGTACACCAGCCCCTTCTCGTGCAGGCGCACGAACACCTCGCGCACCGCCTTCGACAGCGACGGGTCGAGGGTGAAGCGCGTGCGCTCCCAGTCCGCCGAGGAGCCGATGGCGCGAAGCTGCTGGAGGATGGTGCCCCCCGTCTCGCGCACGAACGCCCACACCCGGTCCACGAAGAGGTCGCGCCCCAGGTCGTAGCGCGTCTTGCCTTCTTTCGCGAGGATGCGCTCCACCACGTTCTGCGTGGCGATGCCGGCGTGGTCGGTGCCGGGAATCCAGAGCGCGTTCCTCCCCTGCATCCGCCGCCAGCGGGTGAGGAGGTCCTGGATGGTGTTGTTGAGCCCGTGCCCCATGTGGAGCACGGCCGTCACGTTGGGCGGGGGGATGGGGATGACGTACGCCTCGTCCCCGCTCCCGGCGTCCGCGCGGAAGAAGCCCTGCTCTTCCCACCAGCGGTAGAGCGCGGCCTCGGTTTCCTGCGGGTTGTACTGCGGCGGGAGCGGCTCGGCCATTCCCCTCGTCTCCGATAGGAAAAACGGGGCTTCGGACCCCGTGTGGGTCTCTCGATAAGAAGGGCCAATCTTACCCGCCGCGCCGGGATGGGTCAAGCGACCGCCGGCTTCGGAACCCGCTGCTGTTTCGCGCATGATGGCACCTGTGTGCTCGATTTTCGGTGGGGCGGGCAGGGTGCCCGGCTCCGGGGAAAACGAAACCGCCCCCCGGATCGGTCCGGGGGGCGGGCACGGGTGCCACGCCGCGCGCAGGCGGCAGCGCGTCGTTTCAGACGCGCGCGCAGGCCCTCTGCGCCCCGGAACGGATCCGGGGGCCGGTAACTCGGCGAGTGCGAAGCGCGTGCGTCATCGTTCTTCCTTCAGGTTCTCCGTGGCTTCCTTCCAAGCGTAACGCTGATTACCGCTTGTGGTCAAGTCTCTATACGGGGTGGTGGGGTCGGTTCGGATGTAACGTTCCGGCTGGTGGTTTAGAGCGTGCCGGCCTTGCGGTCTCCCTCCGCCAGAGGCCTGCTCATGGAAGATCGTAAGAAGGTGCTGCGTGCTGGTGGGCCAAACGATGGCGAGTACACGCACTTCACCTTGCACCAGCGGGCGGTGTCCGGCGACATTGGTCCGTCTCGTAACGTACCTTCACAACCGCGCAGTGAGTGGGGCTGGCATGTTCTTGATGTACGTGGACGAAAGCGGGGATGCCGGAGTGATCAACTCACCCACGCGATACTTCGTCCTCACCGGCTTGGTGGTGCACGAGCTACGATGGCGGGCGGTCTTAGATCGCTTGATCCAGTTTCGCCAGGATATGAAGGCGAGGCACGGACTCAAACTTCGGGAAGAGATCCATGCGGCACACTTCATCAACAACCCGGGCAACCTCGTTCGCATCAAAAGACACGATCGTCTCTCAATCATCCGGGATTACGCCGACGCCCTGGCTTCGATTCCGGACTTGAACATCCTCAACGTCGTGGTAGACAAGCAGGGGAAGGGATTGAGTTACGGCGTGTTCGAGAATGCGTGGAGGACGCTGATCCAGCGCCTCGAAAATACGATCTCGTATCGCAACTTCCGCGGCCCGGCTAACACGGACGACCGTGCGATAATCCTACCGGACAACACCGACAACAAACGCCTGCAAGCCCTCTTGCGGAAGCTCCGCGCATACAACCCCATCCCGAATCAGGGCGGTGGTGGGTACCGCAACCTTCCGATGGTGCAGATCATCGAAGACCCCGTGTTCAAGGACTCAGAGCACTCCTATTTCGTGCAGTCCGCTGATTTAGCGGCGTTCCTTTTATACCAGGAACTCGCCCCGAATGGGTACATGCGGAAGAAATCTGGTCAGCACTATTTCAATCGACTTCAGGCGATATTGTGTACACAAGCGGCCCGCAACGATCCGCGGGGTATCGTAAGGCTCTGAGTGGCGCACAAAATTAGGGGGCGGCTTTTGGCCGCCCCCGGGTGGAACCTACTAACCGGACTGGCCGGCGTTCAGATCCACGACAATCATAGGGCATCGCACCGCGGAAGTCAACTGTTTTGCTGCACCACACAAGTAGTTGCAGGAAGCGCACTTCAGGCGGTTCTTCGTCCAGAGGGCCATGCGATTGGGTAACGAATAGGCCCTTTGTCAAGGGGTAGCGCGGCTGGCCTTCGGCGGCCGACAGCGGCAGTGACGCCCATCAACGCGGGCGGGACTCACACGACCAGAAGAGACAACTTCGTTATCCTTCCTCGGTGGCTCCGCGTCTCGGCGTGAGATCATGGATGCTTGGGCCCGGCGCGGAAACCGGTCACCTCGATCTGGACGTCATGCGCGGCACGGAGGCCGGCGCGGCCGCGCAGGGCCAGCTCGGACGCGGGGACGCGCGCGACTTCCTTGCCGTTGACCAGGAAGACGGCCTCGTCCGCGCCCACCTGCACCGTGAGCTGGTTGGGGCGGCCGCCCCCCTCGGCGTCGCGGCGGATGGCGGGGTGGCGCGTCCAGTCGCGCACGATGGGCGTCTGCACCCCCTGGCGGCGCTTCACCAGGAAGCTGCCGTCGCCGCGCGTGAGGAAGTAGCTGTAGACCTGGCCCGCCTCCGGCCCCTCCAGGCCCGTGCCGCCCAGCACGAGCCCGATCCCTTCGTGCAGGCGGCCGCTCCGCTTGCGGATGGTGGCGGTCACTTCGTAGGGCGGCTCCAACTCGGGTGCGTCCTCCTCCCACAGGATCGCGTGCGCGACCGTCTCCACCACCAGCGTGTCGCCCGCGTGCGTGATGCGGGCGGACGACGGGTTGGCGCGCCACGTGTGTGCGGCCGGTGCCTCTGACGGGAGGGCGGCGGCGCGGGGCGGATCGGCGCGGGGCTCGGCGCCGCAGCCGGCGAGGGCCAGGAGCGCGGCGAGGGCGAGGGGGCGGTTCATGGCTCCAGCGACTTGCGAAGCTCGTCCAGCGGCAGGTCGCGGACGCGGATCTCCAGCGGGATCACGTACTCCGTCTGCGTCTGCGTGCGCACGCGAAAGGTGTCGTGCAGCCG
Protein-coding regions in this window:
- a CDS encoding valine--tRNA ligase, whose product is MAEPLPPQYNPQETEAALYRWWEEQGFFRADAGSGDEAYVIPIPPPNVTAVLHMGHGLNNTIQDLLTRWRRMQGRNALWIPGTDHAGIATQNVVERILAKEGKTRYDLGRDLFVDRVWAFVRETGGTILQQLRAIGSSADWERTRFTLDPSLSKAVREVFVRLHEKGLVYRGHRIIHWCPRCLTALSDEEAEPEEKQGKIWHLRYPVAEGVDGGSLPRLADGRAYLVVATTRPETMLGDTGVAVNPSDERYAGIVGKELELPLTGRRIPVVADDYADPEFGSGAVKITPAHDANDFDVSQRTGLPALDVMTPEASMSDAVPEPFRGLDRYDARRAVVAAFEELGLLEKVEDHTLSVPHCYRCDTVVEPRLSEQWWVRMKPLAEPALQAWRDGRVRFTPERYGRTYEYWLENIRDWCISRQLWWGHRIPVWYCGCGEMIVAREDPTACTKCGSTELEQDTDVLDTWFSSWLWPFSTLGWPEDTADLRAFYPNHTLVSGHDILFFWIARMIMAGLEFMGEVPFRDVYLTGMVRDHLGRKMSKSLGNGVDPLDVVARFGADALRYTMITGAAAGMDQGVNPDNLEESFGPARNFANKLWNAGRFALMNLGEGERVPLAEVQGDLELADRWILSRLSKAVRETTESLEKFRLQDAALRGYQFFWGELADWYLEAAKARLRGDLGEASQRASRAVLAEALDGALRLLHPVMPYITEAVWQKLPRAAGDGPALIVAPWPTPGAEDAAAEAGFAEVQEAIGAIRNIRAEYGIAPGTRIPLRIPSAGDAARAAIEGSARALLDLARVETVEWGATDGEVGANAVLRSGTELFVPLAGVIDLDKERARLRTECGRLDGLITGTEKKLGNESFVARAPAEVVEKEREKVAAFREQRAKLADKLAALEGGS
- a CDS encoding DUF3800 domain-containing protein gives rise to the protein MYVDESGDAGVINSPTRYFVLTGLVVHELRWRAVLDRLIQFRQDMKARHGLKLREEIHAAHFINNPGNLVRIKRHDRLSIIRDYADALASIPDLNILNVVVDKQGKGLSYGVFENAWRTLIQRLENTISYRNFRGPANTDDRAIILPDNTDNKRLQALLRKLRAYNPIPNQGGGGYRNLPMVQIIEDPVFKDSEHSYFVQSADLAAFLLYQELAPNGYMRKKSGQHYFNRLQAILCTQAARNDPRGIVRL